The window TGCTCAAAGACTCAGACATTGCGAGATACGCGGCTCGACGCACCCATCGGACTTACGCCCCGGCCTTCAAGGCAGAACTAGTTGCCGCTTGCCTGCAACCCGGAACTTCCATCGCGGCCTTGGCCAGCAGTCATGGCATGAACGCCAACGTGCTGCATCGCTGGCTCAAGGAGCATGAGCGCACTGGATGCCACCAGCCCATCGCGCCGACACCATCACCTTCGATGCCAGAGTT of the Rhodoferax koreense genome contains:
- a CDS encoding transposase codes for the protein MLKDSDIARYAARRTHRTYAPAFKAELVAACLQPGTSIAALASSHGMNANVLHRWLKEHERTGCHQPIAPTPSPSMPEFSKRTAIPS